One Pararge aegeria chromosome 4, ilParAegt1.1, whole genome shotgun sequence DNA segment encodes these proteins:
- the LOC120637914 gene encoding uncharacterized protein LOC120637914 yields the protein MVQTKNGYETSYEDRKQNRLQVVYRRQTQERQIFMQDLKEIRRQREIRLFKTMKNLIGPTWLQALSVLQRKALDTLEFSIYQDLLEGRPTRTASLMKELGLYPRPNTVELMTCVYLGRNDPKEMLAQLFLTTYGHPIEGKRCYYNLNARLVLSGILYLGLENLLELLRLRFLPDKEKKPPKPKPRPQPQPQLESPYLQEMTAVLYLRPKRKPFRPAPLPNLDDLNDPYEEEPPIAKPPPPPPPRPPPKKRLPRSYCDKIAGVMNIEPYSTITTTHTIKTVTQGNQLRKTKGSKMSIALKKSYGISVSRSSRGDKRRKRLTAPNTGISSTQYTINGVSKVHGKKVFVLGNVSTLPPEGDLINGGFRLINGEYINIHCGFRGRPPPQKPGICDCVTNWQDAVFKYVKENKCRCGHLYDYGNEGIFPPEEIPYFQKPSRFSPFQFNYHTIYNLDEKQLFVEKKFKKIWDTDSTLHIGDSAVIEKKDKKKKKFRRSSATCLGQNPKPEDYLKCALRQMRRLNIAAKLPDIHLVPELKEWMRWRIYGPFTKSVKKDMLIKSFMFWQIYCGLEKKGLGHVYPKQDPKYKGLTTWKNKQDLNDKFRKYTLKYKLDLYRTYAYSTNILWPTMFQAEFPNKKFREIFFSYLFSRIEDLQLMHPYNSREAAERANILSKKRYICKPDGAEEKD from the coding sequence ATGGTGCAAACGAAAAATGGATACGAAACAAGTTATGAGGACCGCAAGCAAAACCGTCTGCAAGTTGTATATAGGCGACAAACTCAAGAAAGGCAAATATTCATGCAAGACCTTAAGGAAATTCGCCGGCAAAGAGAAATTCGCCTTTTTAAAACGATGAAAAATCTAATAGGTCCGACGTGGTTGCAAGCCCTGAGTGTTTTGCAAAGAAAAGCCTTAGACACGTTAGAATTTTCTATCTATCAAGATTTACTAGAAGGACGGCCAACACGAACAGCTTCTTTAATGAAAGAACTTGGACTATACCCTAGACCAAATACCGTGGAACTTATGACTTGTGTGTACCTAGGTCGTAACGACCCGAAAGAGATGCTAGCGCAACTGTTCCTCACAACATATGGACATCCCATAGAAGGAAAAAGATGTTATTACAATCTTAATGCAAGACTTGTGTTATCTGGTATTTTGTACTTGGGACTCGAAAATTTACTAGAACTGCTAAGACTAAGATTTCTCCCtgataaggaaaaaaaacctcCTAAACCAAAACCGAGACCCCAGCCGCAGCCGCAATTAGAATCACCTTATTTGCAAGAAATGACTGCGGTTTTATACTTGCGACCAAAAAGAAAACCTTTTCGGCCGGCTCCACTTCCAAATTTGGACGATCTCAATGATCCGTACGAAGAAGAACCGCCGATAGCTAAGCCACCTCCCCCACCGCCACCACGTCCGCCTCCTAAGAAGAGGCTCCCACGGAGTTACTGCGATAAGATAGCAGGAGTTATGAATATAGAACCATATTCTACCATTACTACAACTCATACTATAAAGACCGTTACGCAGGGAAATCAATTGCGAAAGACTAAGGGCTCCAAAATGTctattgcattaaaaaaatcttatggtATCAGCGTGTCACGTTCTAGTAGAGGAGATAAAAGAAGGAAAAGACTCACTGCACCAAACACGGGAATATCCAGTACACAGTATACAATAAATGGCGTTAGTAAAGTACATGGCAAAAAAGTTTTCGTACTCGGCAACGTTTCAACATTACCTCCGGAAGGGGATCTCATAAACGGTGGGTTTAGATTAATAAATGGAGAATATATCAATATACATTGTGGTTTCCGGGGACGACCACCACCACAGAAACCAGGCATATGTGATTGTGTCACGAATTGGCAAGATGCTGTTTTCAAGTAtgtcaaagaaaataaatgtcgCTGCGGTCACCTTTATGATTATGGAAACGAAGGAATTTTTCCGCCCGAGGAAATCCCGTACTTTCAGAAGCCGTCGAGATTTTCGCCGTTTCAATTTAACTACCatactatttataatttagatGAAAAACAACTCTTTGTTgagaagaaatttaaaaaaatttgggatACCGATAGTACACTTCACATTGGTGACAGTGCTGTGATTGAAAAGAAAgacaaaaagaagaagaaattcaGACGTTCATCTGCAACTTGTCTAGGACAAAATCCAAAGCCTGAAGACTACTTAAAATGTGCACTGCGACAAATGAGACGTTTGAATATAGCGGCTAAATTACCTGATATTCATTTAGTCCCGGAATTAAAAGAGTGGATGAGGTGGCGTATCTACGGACCTTTCACCAAATCTGTTAAGAAAGATATGTTAATAAAGAGTTTTATGTTTTGGCAAATATACTGTGGTCTTGAAAAGAAAGGTCTTGGTCATGTTTATCCAAAGCAAGACCCCAAATACAAAGGCCTTACGacatggaaaaataaacaagatttAAATGACAAATTTCGAAAGTATACTCTGAAATATAAACTGGATTTGTATCGGACGTATGCCTATAGTACAAATATACTGTGGCCGACTATGTTTCAAGCCGAAtttccaaataaaaagtttCGTGAAATCTTCTTTTCATATCTATTTTCACGTATAGAAGACTTGCAACTAATGCACCCGTACAATTCAAGAGAGGCTGCGGAACGCGCAAATATATTGTCGAAAAAGAGATATATCTGCAAGCCGGATGGTGCTGAGGAAAAAGACTAA